A region of Argentina anserina chromosome 5, drPotAnse1.1, whole genome shotgun sequence DNA encodes the following proteins:
- the LOC126796421 gene encoding septin and tuftelin-interacting protein 1 homolog 1 produces MDDYQEMEKFGMENDYEGGEWHGGEFYYRNRKTKRVQTKDDALYGSFADSDYSDEDDGSRKRRKDRKSAADFTKPVSFVSTGVVMPNQEAEDDLKQQSGDTDRAATPGLGSAFNTHYNSGGLGLGSTGGLGLNSSVGNDEEDDSNFLPSAFGKKIKEAAERRHKEKERMKLQQQQSSQSRRGSETKGPIGGGNGGLGAFEKHTKGIGRLLLEKMGYKDGAGLGKNKQGITAPIEVSLRPKNMGMGFNDYKETKQSVVKELVEDKPKKQLPAATVSSNNRNSWKKGAAGTSKKDRYVSAKELLAKKEEEGAEVFVQKVVDMRGPQVRVLTNLENLNAEEKAREEDVPMPELQHNLRLILDMAELDIQKIDRDLRVERDTAISLNQEKEKLQAEVAMQKQHLDSLDDITTVLDRLGEEKAMGILTLDSLAKGFSDLQRRYADDYKVCNLACIACSFALPLFIRMFQGWDPLRNPSHGMDVVSTWKALLHGEGEYERCLDIWDSSVSPYTQLVSEVVVPAVRIAGVNTWQPKDPEPMLRFLESWEKLLPAPVLNSILEMVVFPKLKEAVDFWEPHRDTVPIHVWVHPWLPLLGHKLEEVYHTIRYKLSNVLGAWHPSDGSAYTILSPWKKVFDSASWEQLMHRFIVPKLQLVLQDFQVNPADQRLDQFNWVMSWASAIPIHLMVDMLEKFFFPKWLHVLYHWLISNPNFEEVLNWYKGWKELISDELHANESIRYQLNCGLDMMNRAVEGMEVVQPGLKENISYLRVLEQRQFEAQQKAAAAHANLGGTGHMDGTGHEMTLKDVIEAHAQQNGLLFKPKEKRTHNGQQIYGFGNVSIIVDSLNQKVYAQTKDTWSLVSLEKLLDLHNTSLTRRR; encoded by the coding sequence ATGGATGATTATCAGGAGATGGAGAAGTTCGGAATGGAGAACGATTACGAAGGCGGCGAGTGGCACGGCGGCGAGTTCTATTACCGCAACCGCAAGACCAAGCGCGTGCAGACCAAAGACGACGCTCTGTACGGCTCCTTCGCCGACTCCGACTACTCCGACGAAGACGACGGCTCCAGGAAACGCCGCAAAGACCGAAAGTCCGCTGCCGACTTCACCAAGCCCGTCAGCTTCGTCTCCACCGGCGTCGTTATGCCCAACCAGGAAGCCGAGGACGATCTGAAGCAGCAATCCGGTGATACCGACCGCGCTGCCACTCCAGGTTTGGGTTCAGCTTTTAATACTCATTATAATTCCGGTGGTCTAGGTCTCGGTAGTACTGGTGGTTTAGGGTTGAATAGTTCAGTAGGTAATGATGAGGAAGACGATAGCAATTTTCTGCCGTCGGCGTTTGGGAAGAAGATTAAGGAGGCGGCTGAGAGGAGGcacaaggagaaggagaggatGAAGTTACAGCAGCAGCAGAGTAGTCAGTCTCGGCGAGGTTCGGAAACGAAAGGACCAATCGGCGGTGGGAATGGGGGTTTGGGGGCCTTTGAGAAGCATACAAAGGGGATTGGGAGGTTATTACTTGAGAAAATGGGGTACAAGGACGGAGCTGGTCTTGGGAAGAACAAGCAAGGAATTACTGCTCCGATTGAAGTTAGTTTGAGGCCGAAAAATATGGGTATGGGGTTTAATGACTACAAGGAAACCAAGCAGTCTGTTGTGAAGGAATTGGTTGAGGACAAGCCGAAGAAGCAGCTGCCGGCGGCTACTGTGAGTAGCAATAACAGGAATTCCTGGAAGAAGGGGGCTGCCGGTACGAGTAAGAAGGATAGATATGTTTCTGCCAAGGAGTTGTTGgccaagaaagaagaagaaggtgccGAGGTCTTTGTGCAGAAGGTGGTTGATATGCGGGGACCTCAGGTACGGGTTTTGACCAATTTGGAGAATTTGAACGCGGAGGAGAAGGCTAGGGAAGAGGATGTTCCTATGCCGGAGCTACAGCACAACTTGAGATTGATTCTAGATATGGCTGAGCTCGATATTCAAAAGATTGATAGGGATTTGAGGGTTGAAAGAGACACTGCTATAAGCTTGAACCAGGAGAAGGAGAAATTGCAAGCTGAGGTGGCTATGCAGAAGCAGCACTTGGATAGCTTGGATGATATCACAACTGTGTTGGACCGACTGGGGGAAGAGAAAGCCATGGGAATATTGACGCTGGATTCTCTGGCCAAGGGTTTCAGTGACCTGCAGAGGAGGTATGCTGATGACTATAAGGTATGTAACTTGGCTTGCATTGCCTGTTCCTTTGCACTCCCTTTGTTTATCAGGATGTTTCAGGGTTGGGATCCTCTTCGAAACCCCTCCCATGGTATGGACGTGGTATCCACCTGGAAGGCTTtgcttcatggagagggggagtaCGAGCGCTGCCTTGATATATGGGATTCTTCAGTGTCTCCTTATACCCAATTGGTTTCCGAGGTTGTGGTACCAGCTGTGCGGATTGCTGGAGTGAATACTTGGCAGCCTAAGGACCCTGAACCCATGCTTCGTTTTTTGGAGTCTTGGGAAAAATTGCTGCCTGCTCCTGTTCTTAATAGCATATTGGAAATGGTAGTCTTTCCCAAACTGAAGGAGGCCGTCGACTTTTGGGAACCTCACCGGGATACCGTCCCCATCCATGTCTGGGTGCATCCATGGCTGCCTCTATTGGGACACAAGTTGGAGGAGGTATACCACACAATACGCTACAAGTTGAGTAATGTTCTGGGTGCATGGCACCCCAGTGATGGATCTGCTTATACGATCCTCTCACCTTGGAAAAAGGTTTTCGATTCTGCAAGTTGGGAACAGCTCATGCATCGATTTATAGTACCCAAATTGCAGCTTGTTTTGCAAGACTTCCAAGTAAACCCTGCAGATCAGAGACTTGATCAGTTTAATTGGGTCATGAGTTGGGCTTCTGCTATTCCAATTCATCTAATGGTAGATATGTTGGAGAAGTTTTTCTTCCCCAAGTGGCTACATGTTTTATATCACTGGTTAATATCAAACCCAAACTTTGAAGAGGTTCTGAATTGGTATAAAGGTTGGAAGGAACTTATATCTGACGAGCTTCACGCTAATGAAAGTATCCGCTATCAGCTTAATTGTGGCCTTGACATGATGAATCGTGCAGTTGAGGGTATGGAGGTGGTTCAACCTGGTTTGAAAGAGAATATTAGCTACCTCAGAGTGCTTGAGCAAAGGCAATTTGAAGCACAGCAAAAAGCTGCAGCAGCCCATGCGAATTTGGGTGGCACAGGCCATATGGATGGCACTGGTCATGAGATGACCCTGAAAGATGTTATTGAAGCCCATGCACAGCAGAATGGGTTGCTTTTCAAGCCTAAGGAGAAAAGGACGCATAATGGCCAGCAGATATATGGGTTTGGTAATGTAAGCATAATAGTTGACTCTCTAAATCAAAAGGTGTATGCGCAAACAAAGGACACATGGTCTCTTGTATCCCTTGAAAAGTTGCTTGACCTGCACAATACTTCTCTTACAAGAAGACGTTGA
- the LOC126795632 gene encoding zinc finger BED domain-containing protein RICESLEEPER 2-like produces MGQGLQRKFNTCILKRNGLGAYVAIDTMNNDREQEEDIVGSAQVSSSSSRKERKRKSRCWLSFTRLDVGVDGEQRAVCNKCGVDYKCDPLTGTTSMLRHHDICYTSGNVASPRSATRSSKFHPEKFTELLIEAIIKHDLPFSFVEYEGIRAVFDYVCPSLRLPCRNTVKAHVSKLYESEKSKVQNMLSCARGRICLTSDLWSSQTTNEYLTLTAHFLDTEWKLHKRILIFSYMPPPHNGSALAEKINSLICEWEIDKNLFSITLDNASANDSFVEKLRTQLNFRGLLLLNGKFFHVRCCAHILNLIVQDGLKAIDDSVVKVRDCLKYIKGSMARKHRFIECIAQVGMRGSKRALRQDLPTRWNSTYIMLDSAIHYRRALINFALIDSDFKCCPSPDEWDRIQTIYKFLGYFYEIMA; encoded by the exons ATGGGGCAA GGATTGCAAAGGAAGTTCAATACATGTATATTGAAGAGAAATGGACTAGGAGCGTATGTTGCAATTGATACG ATGAATAATGACCgggaacaagaagaagatattGTTGGAAGTGCACAAGTATCTAGTTCAAGTTCAAGAAAAGAGCGAAAGAGAAAATCTCGTTGTTGGCTATCCTTCACAAGATTGGATGTGGGTGTGGATGGAGAACAACGTGCAGTGTGCAATAAGTGTGGAGTCGACTATAAGTGTGATCCTCTTACGGGCACTACTAGTATGTTACGTCATCATGACATTTGTTACACTTCAGGTAATGTGGCTTCTCCTCGCTCTGCTACACGTTCTTCAAAGTTTCACCCTGAAAAGTTTACAGAATTGTTGATTGAGGCCATTATTAAGCATGATTTGCCATTTAGCTTTGTGGAGTATGAAGGAATTAGGGCTGTCTTTGATTATGTGTGTCCTTCACTTAGGTTGCCTTGTAGAAATACTGTTAAGGCCCATGTTTCGAAACTTTATGAAAGTGAGAAGTCTAAGGTTCAGAATATGTTGAGTTGTGCTAGAGGGAGGATTTGTTTGACTTCTGATTTATGGAGTTCTCAAACAACTAATGAGTATCTGACACTCACAGCACATTTTCTAGATACTGAATGGAAATTGCACAAGAGGattcttattttttcttaCATGCCTCCACCTCATAATGGTAGTGCTTTGGCTGAAAAAATCAATTCATTGATATGTGAATGGGAAATTGATAAGAATTTGttctcaattacattagatAATGCATCTGCAAATGATTCTTTTGTTGAAAAGTTGAGAACTCAGTTGAACTTTAGGGGGCTACTTTTGCTAAATGGGAAATTTTTCCATGTTAGATGTTGTGCTCATATCTTGAACTTAATTGTTCAAGATGGATTGAAAGCAATTGATGATTCAGTTGTGAAAGTGCGAGATTGTCTCAAGTACATAAAAGGTTCAATGGCAAGGAAGCATAGATTTATAGAATGTATTGCACAAGTAGGAATGAGGGGGAGTAAAAGAGCATTGAGACAAGATCTCCCTACGAGGTGGAACTCGACTTATATTATGTTGGATAGTGCAATTCATTACCGTCGTGCTTTGATCAACTTTGCATtaattgattctgatttcaagTGTTGTCCATCCCCTGATGAATGGGACAGAATACAGACAATTTATAAGTTTCTTGGATATTTTTATGAG ATTATGGCTTGA